Proteins from a genomic interval of Papaver somniferum cultivar HN1 chromosome 4, ASM357369v1, whole genome shotgun sequence:
- the LOC113276400 gene encoding uncharacterized protein LOC113276400 encodes MHGREGGEVIRNPIRHMWSVLNLGSKIVAADSSIPSSSSEFFCKDGRKVTVGDCALFKPHQESSPPFIGIIRSLTSEEEDHSKFRVNWLYRPVDVNLGKGVLLEAAPNEVFYSFHEDEIPAASLLHPCKVAFLRKGVELPSGISSFVCRRVYDTTNKRLWWLTDQDYINERQEEVDKLLDKTRIEMHAAVQSGGRSPKPLNVSTSAQQLKPGSDSIQNSPSTLPSQIKGKKRERSDQSSEPIKRERYIKSEDGDSGQFIWKSEISKIAEKGGLVDFKGVEKLVRLLQDDSTEKKLELGGRIMAAEVIGATERNDCLGQFVQLNGLAILDEWLREMKERDGSSPKESDKQAEDFLLALLRALDKLPVDLHALQNCNVGRSVNHLRTHKNLEIQKKSKSLVDTWKKRVEAEMKIIEMKSGAARAASSPSKQCISDISHAGSRRTGVSSECIAKSSMSQPSATKAASLRLGQGDGANKTSPGSVKSSVPLLSAAASSKDLNGKLVHKTATPDPSVTVKEEKSSGSSQSLNNSQSSWKEDARSSTAGSMSVSKTSGSASRHRKSANGFPGSVVSGVQKETSINRCISGNRNAASEKTSQSGSTCEKTPDVPAADHGNHRLIVRLPNPGRSPARSVSISSLDDPSALVSRVSSPGVPESSDQSDRKVKVKCDVTRVSVATDVTTESWQSSDVKGGLVGSDVGNGSADGITGEEAGKLSEPSKIICSSSGIEQGVAFGEPKQGKLKEASLSSINALVESCVKASASICGGDDIGMNLLASVAAGEMSKSEQVSPISSPKKCIGAEPECVSNDPESRLSCEDGTGRLLTKPEASLEKQVASVDSLKAKDEVRDGKILTMPVSEEKPKEEQLQVPGINLQQMTNPCLKSDRIAGEALPASVKHEGVEQSCEKRTGVSGCKDERTVLSGLSAEVVKEAVVDSPFCPSLDMNVQEGSNCDIRTKKKMMSGVDIQELGERNTMETLPSENVLHLENCAERDEVLEAKALIGHTEYQRMEQISTDNSAHDNRISGTAGSSVLGHSGVDGNNADRKVGAGGHSKISAPDEELPSVSVQGTEVCAKPSEAEELEECASTTGGSSLYAAAGSDTATKLDFDLNEGIPLDEGNQGDGTPVPGDSPAPNLPSTLQFSLPSISCSLPASITVAAAAKGGFLPPIEHLSRSKGEIGWKGSAATSAFRRAEPRKVLEMSLCAADVPQTDSAFKQGLRLLNFDLNVADERVLEDTGSQNYTHGTHKESGYINHRDLGRSEMIGPAAPGRSAFAGLDLDLNRVNEDTDISSFSMSSSRRLEVPLLPVRSSSSSGVYSNGEVNVLRDFDLNNGPGVDELSAEPTVVRQHAKGNLPFLAPVGQRMNNMEMGGLSSWFPMGNSYPAVAVPSILPERGEQHYPVVSAAGTPRIVGPSAGGTNFGLDVYRGPPVLASSPAVAYSAAAAYQYPGFPFGTSFALPSTSFSGGSATYLDTSAGAGLGFTAVPSQLLGPPTAGHYHRPYVISVPEGSSNAGSGPESSSNSRKWGRQGGLDLNAGPGGSDMEVGREDRYPSAASRQQPVAISSQAFLTQEQGRMYYNHQAAAALKRKEPEGGWDMERFNYKQQQQQQQQQQQPPSSWQQQQ; translated from the exons ATGCATGGGCGAGAAGGTGGTGAAGTTATTAGGAACCCCATACGGCATATGTGGTCGGTCCTCAATCTGGGTAGTAAGATTGTAGCTGCTGATTCTTCCATCCCTAGTTCTTCCTCTGAATTTTTTTGCAAG GATGGTCGCAAGGTTACTGTAGGTGATTGTGCACTTTTCAAACCCCACCAAGAAAGCTCTCCACCGTTTATAGGAATAATTCGTAGTTTaacatcagaagaagaagatcatTCAAAGTTCCGTGTGAATTGGCTTTATCGACCTGTTGATGTAAACCTTGGGAAAGGCGTCTTGCTGGAAGCCGCTCCCAACGAAGTTTTTTACTCGTTTCATGAGGATGAAATACCTGCTGCATCATTACTCCATCCTTGTAAAGTTGCATTCCTTCGTAAAGGTGTTGAACTTCCTTCAGGGATATCCTCATTTGTATGCAGGCGAGTTTATGATACTACAAACAAACGTTTATGGTGGCTAACCGATCAAGATTACATTAAT GAACGACAGGAAGAAGTAGATAAGTTACTGGATAAAACACGTATAGAAATGCATGCAGCTGTACAATCAGGAGGACGTTCTCCAAAACCTTTGAATGTTTCTACCTCAGCACAGCAGTTGAAACCTGGTTCTGATAGTATACAGAATAGTCCTAGCACATTACCTTCTCAGATTAAGGGGAAGAAAAGGGAGCGTAGTGATCAGAGTTCTGAGCCGATTAAACGAGAACGTTATATAAAGTCAGAAGACGGAGATTCTGGCCAGTttatttggaaatctgagatttCAAAGATAGCAGAGAAAGGAGGTCTTGTAGACTTTAAAGGGGTTGAAAAGCTGGTGCGACTCCTGCAAGATGACAGTACCGAGAAGAAGCTAGAGTTGGGTGGCAGAATAATGGCCGCGGAGGTCATAGGAGCCACTGAAAGGAATGACTGCCTTGGGCAGTTTGTGCAACTCAACGGACTGGCTATTTTGGATGAGTGGCTCCGTGAAATGAAAGAACGTGATGGTAGTAGTCCCAAAGAAAGTGATAAACAGGCTGAAGATTTTCTTTTGGCTCTGCTTCGCGCACTTGACAAGCTACCTGTTGATCTTCATGCTCTTCAGAATTGTAATGTTGGCAGGTCTGTGAATCATTTACGAACTCATAAAAATTTGGAAATACAGAAGAAATCTAAGAGCTTAGTAGACACATGGAAGAAGCGTGTTGAAGCAGAAATGAAGATCATCGAAATGAAATCTGGAGCGGCTAGGGCAGCTTCTTCTCCTAGTAAGCAATGCATCTCTGATATTTCTCATGCAGGAAGCAGACGTACGGGGGTATCCTCTGAGTGTATTGCAAAGAGCTCCATGTCACAACCTTCTGCAACAAAAGCAGCATCACTTAGGCTTGGCCAAGGTGATGGTGCTAACAAGACATCCCCCGGGTCTGTGAAATCATCAGTGCCATTGCTTTCAGCAGCGGCAAGTTCAAAAGATTTAAATGGAAAGTTAGTCCATAAAACAGCTACTCCTGATCCATCAGTAACCGTCAAAGAGGAGAAGAGTAGTGGATCCAGTCAATCGTTGAACAACAGCCAGTCATCATGGAAGGAGGATGCTAGGAGCTCCACTGCTGGTTCTATGAGCGTTAGTAAGACATCTGGCAGTGCATCTCGTCATCGGAAATCAGCCAATGGTTTTCCTGGATCAGTTGTATCTGGGGTTCAAAAGGAAACTTCTATCAACAGATGTATCTCCGGAAATAGGAATGCTGCATCAGAGAAAACTTCACAGTCGGGGTCGACTTGTGAAAAGACTCCTGATGTGCCTGCTGCTGATCACGGAAACCACAGACTTATTGTCAGGCTTCCAAATCCTGGCCGCAGTCCTGCACGGAGTGTAAGTATCTCCTCATTAGACGACCCTTCTGCATTGGTGAGCCGAGTTTCTTCTCCTGGAGTCCCAGAAAGTAGTGACCAATCCGATCGAAAAGTGAAAGTAAAATGTGATGTTACTCGAGTTAGTGTTGCTACTGATGTGACTACAGAATCATGGCAGAGCAGTGATGTGAAAGGTGGATTGGTGGGTTCTGATGTAGGTAATGGATCAGCCGATGGGATTACTGGTGAAGAGGCAGGAAAGTTGTCAGAACCTTCCAAAATTATTTGCTCATCCTCGGGAATTGAGCAGGGAGTTGCCTTTGGTGAACCTAAGCAAGGAAAGTTGAAGGAAGCTTCACTCAGCTCTATAAATGCTTTAGTTGAGAGCTGTGTCAAAGCTAGTGCGTCTATCTGTGGCGGGGACGATATCGGCATGAATTTGCTTGCGAGTGTTGCTGCTGGAGAGATGTCCAAGTCAGAGCAGGTTTCACCAATTAGTTCTCCTAAGAAATGCATAGGTGCTGAGCCGGAGTGTGTGTCAAATGATCCAGAGTCAAGGTTATCTTGTGAAGACGGGACAGGTAGATTGCTAACGAAACCTGAAGCCAGTTTAGAGAAGCAGGTCGCGTCTGTTGATTCATTAAAAGCCAAGGACGAAGTCCGAGATGGTAAAATTCTAACTATGCCGGTTTCTGAAGAAAAACCAAAAGAGGAGCAGCTCCAAGTTCCTGGTATCAATTTGCAACAGATGACCAACCCATGCTTAAAGTCCGATAGGATAGCTGGTGAAGCATTACCCGCTTCTGTGAAGCATGAAGGGGTTGAGCAATCTTGTGAGAAGAGAACAGGTGTTAGTGGCTGCAAAGATGAAAGGACAGTCTTATCAG GTCTGAGCGCAGAAGTTGTGAAAGAAGCTGTTGTAGACTCTCCATTTTGTCCATCTTTAGATATGAACGTCCAGGAAGGGTCAAACTGTGACATACggacaaagaagaagatgatgtctgGTGTTGATATCCAAGAATTAGGTGAGAGGAACACGATGGAAACTCTGCCTTCTGAAAATGTTTTGCATTTAGAGAATTGCGCTGAAAGGGATGAAGTTTTGGAGGCGAAAGCTCTTATAGGGCATACTGAATATCAAAGAATGGAGCAGATAAGTACAGATAATTCAGCTCATGATAATCGTATTTCAGGTACTGCTGGCTCAAGTGTTTTGGGTCACAGTGGTGTGGATGGGAATAATGCTGATAGAAAAGTAGGTGCTGGTGGCCATTCCAAAATATCTGCTCCTGATGAAGAACTACCTTCAGTGTCGGTTCAAGGGACTGAGGTATGTGCAAAGCCTTCTGAAGCAGAAGAGTTGGAAGAATGTGCATCCACAACAGGAGGTTCCTCCTTGTATGCTGCAGCAGGATCAGACACAGCCACAAAATtggattttgatttgaatgaaggaATCCCTTTGGATGAAGGGAACCAGGGAGATGGTACCCCTGTACCTGGAGATTCACCTGCTCCGAACTTACCCAGCACCTTGCAGTTTTCTCTTCCTTCCATATCGTGCAGCCTCCCTGCTTCGATCACAGTAGCAGCTGCTGCCAAAGGTGGTTTTTTGCCTCCAATTGAACACTTGTCAAGAAGTAAAGGGGAAATTGGTTGGAAAGGATCTGCTGCCACAAGTGCATTTAGGCGTGCTGAACCTAGAAAGGTTCTGGAGATGTCTCTTTGTGCAGCAGATGTTCCCCAGACCGATAGTGCTTTCAAACAAGGTCTCCGTCTGTTGAATTTTGACCTGAATGTGGCAGATGAGAGAGTTCTTGAAGACACTGGTTCTCAGAACTACACACATGGAACACATAAGGAATCTGGGTATATTAACCATCGCGATTTAGGTCGCAGTGAGATGATTGGTCCAGCTGCAcctggtcgtagtgcttttgcaGGTCTGGATCTTGATTTGAATAGGGTTAACGAGGATACTGATATCTCGTCATTTTCCATGAGTAGTAGTAGAAGATTAGAAGTACCTCTTTTGCCCGTTAGATCATCGTCATCATCTGGGGTGTATTCCAATGGCGAGGTCAATGTCTTGAGGGACTTCGATTTGAATAATGGTCCCGGGGTTGATGAAttaagtgcagaaccaactgtaGTTAGACAGCATGCGAAGGGCAATCTACCATTCCTGGCACCTGTTGGTCAAAGAATGAACAATATGGAGATGGGGGGTCTCTCATCATGGTTCCCGATGGGAAATTCGTATCCAGCTGTTGCTGTTCCATCGATCTTGCCTGAAAGAGGAGAGCAGCATTATCCAGTTGTTTCTGCAGCGGGTACACCGAGGATCGTAGGACCTTCTGCAGGTGGGACCAACTTTGGACTTGATGTGTACAGAGGTCCTCCTGTTCTAGCTTCTTCTCCTGCAGTAGCGTATTCCGCTGCCGCTGCATATCAATATCCGGGGTTTCCTTTTGGAACCAGTTTTGCTCTTCCTTCAACCTCATTTTCAGGTGGATCCGCTACATATTTAGACACTTCGGCTGGCGCAGGGCTTGGGTTTACTGCAGTTCCATCACAGTTACTAGGACCTCCTACAGCTGGTCATTACCATAGGCCGTATGTGATAAGTGTTCCTGAGGGTAGTTCTAATGCAGGCAGTGGGCCTGAGAGTAGCAGTAATAGTAGAAAATGGGGAAGGCAAGGTGGTCTAGATTTGAATGCTGGTCCTGGAGGTTCAGACATGGAAGTAGGCAGAGAAGATAGGTATCCTTCAGCTGCTTCAAGGCAACAACCAGTTGCTATTAGTTCTCAGGCTTTCTTGACACAGGAGCAAGGAAGAATGTACTATAACCATCAGGCAGCAGCAGCATTGAAAAGGAAAGAACCCGAAGGTGGTTGGGACATGGAGAGATTTAACTacaagcagcaacagcagcagcagcaacaacaacaacagccacCCTCTTCGTGGCAACAGCAACAGTAG